In Hemicordylus capensis ecotype Gifberg chromosome 3, rHemCap1.1.pri, whole genome shotgun sequence, one DNA window encodes the following:
- the LOC128351348 gene encoding high affinity choline transporter 1-like, protein MALNISGLVALVVFYVTTLAIGIWASWKSKKQKSNKPTEVAMVGGRSINFCIGLFTATATWVGGAYINGTAEIVYLPSRGLVWVQAPVGFALALLVGGLFFVNPMRSKNYLTMMDPIQEAYGNVMGTLLFIPPLIADIFWFAAVLASLAATMKVILDIQGYLAIIISACTVIIYTLLGGLYSVAYTDVIQLVFLMVSLWFCIPFAMMNSATESIPYTAVHDSFQTPWLGNLDVQFVGRWLDDFLYLVLGGIAWQTYFQRVLSASSSKQARVISYLSGVGCFVMAIPAVLIGAVAASTDWNQTNYGLPTPNDRGESALILPLVLHHLCPPYVSIGGLGAIAAAVMSSGDSALLSASSMFAHNIYRKVLRKQATEKDVLKAMRVSMVVFGTVAAALAFYSNSIYDLWFLGGELVYALLFPQLCCVLFIPHTNTYGSAAGFFFGFLLRLLAGEPTLKIPPILRYPGCTLVDGVYIQLFPYKLVTMLSTLLAIVSVSYLAAFLFKRNILPRRWDVCKIIKENQVIISLSQREKSDACTEDGEL, encoded by the exons ATGGCTTTGAACATAAGTGGCTTGGTAGCCCTGGTGGTATTTTACGTAACAACTTTAGCCATTGGGATATGGGCTTCCTGGAAAAGCAAAAAACAGAAGAGCAATAAACCCACTGAAGTTGCCATGGTGGGAGGCAGAAGCATCAACTTTTGCATTGGATTGTTCACAGCAACTG CAACATGGGTTGGAGGAGCATATATCAATGGCACTGCTGAAATTGTCTATCTTCCCTCCAGAGGATTAGTGTGGGTTCAAGCTCCAGTAGGATTTGCTTTGGCTCTCCTTGTtg GTGGGCTCTTCTTTGTCAATCCAATGAGATCCAAGAATTATTTGACAATGATGGATCCGATCCAAGAAGCATATGGGAATGTGATGGGAACTCTCCTCTTTATTCCACCATTGATAGCAGACATATTCTGGTTTGCAGCAGTTCTTGCTTCCTTAG caGCAACTATGAAGGTTATTTTGGATATCCAAGGTTATCTAGCCATCATTATCTCTGCATGCACGGTTATAATCTATACATTACTGGGAGGCCTTTACTCAGTTGCATATACAGATGTCATACAACTGGTCTTTCTAATGGTCAGCTTG TGGTTTTGTATCCCGTTTGCCATGATGAACTCTGCAACGGAAAGCATTCCTTATACCGCTGTCCACGACTCATTTCAAACACCTTGGTTGGGAAACCTAGACGTGCAGTTTGTTGGACGATGGCTGGACGACTTCCTATATTTG gttcttggggGTATCGCATGGCAAACCTACTTCCAGCGGGTTCTCTCAGCCTCTTCTTCAAAACAAGCCAGGGTTATTTCTTATCTCTCCGGAGTGGGGTGCTTTGTAATGGCCATCCCTGCTGTGCTTATAGGGGCAGTTGCTGCCTCCACAG ACTGGAATCAGACAAACTATGGCCTTCCCACTCCCAATGACAGAGGAGAATCTGCCCTCATCCTTCCATTAGTGCTCCATCATCTCTGCCCACCATACGTCTCCATTGGTGGCTTGGGTGCCATTGCAGCTGCCGTGATGTCTTCTGGGGATTCTGCCCTGCTCTCCGCTAGCTCCATGTTTGCGCACAACATCTACAGGAAAGTTCTTAGGAAACAG GCAACTGAAAAAGACGTGCTGAAGGCAATGAGGGTGtccatggttgtctttgggacagtggcagctgctcTGGCTTTCTACTCCAATTCTATTTATGACCTCTGGTTCCTGGGTGGGGAGCTGGTATAcgctctcctcttcccccagctGTGCTGCGTCCTCTTCATTCCTCACACTAATACATATGGCTCAGCTGCTGGGTTCTTCTTTGGGTTTCTGCTGCGGCTGTTGGCAGGGGAGCCCACCCTGAAGATCCCCCCCATTCTCCGTTACCCAGGATGCACTCTTGTCGATGGGGTCTACATCCAACTGTTTCCATATAAGCTAGTCACCATGCTTTCCACTCTGCTGGCTATAGTCTCCGTTTCATATCTGGCAGCCTTTCTGTTCAAGAGAAACATCCTTCCCCGTAGATGGGATGTTTGCAAGATTATAAAGGAAAACCAGGTGATCATTTCCTTATCCCAGAGAGAAAAAAGTGACGCATGCACAGAAGATGGAGAATTGTGA